Proteins from one Pseudarthrobacter sp. BIM B-2242 genomic window:
- a CDS encoding ABC transporter ATP-binding protein — protein sequence MTTSDVSFNEAGTPADRPLLEIRDLAITFDTSGGEVKAVRNAHLTIMPGETVAIVGESGSGKSTTALAAIGLLPGNGRVSGGQILLDGEDISNASEKRMIELRGNTIGMVPQDPMSNLNPVWKIGYQVKETLRANGQPSGPEDIAKVLAQAGLPDAHRRAKQYPHEFSGGMRQRALIAIGLSCQPRLLIADEPTSALDVTVQRQILDHLESMTAELGTSVLLITHDLGLAAERADKVVVMYRGQVVEAGPSLELLRNPRHPYTQRLVSSAPSLASRRIQVAKDLGIETDELLAPTEAVVEKDLPDEVLQIQDLTKVFKLRSGVGRATDFTAVDKVSFSVKRGTTTAIVGESGSGKSTVAQMVLNLLPPTSGKIIFDGVDTSTLNRKEIFAFRRRVQPIFQDPYGSLDPMYNIFRTIEEPLRTHKVGNKASREKKVRELLDQVALPQSTMRRYPNELSGGQRQRVAIARALALDPEVIICDEAVSALDVLVQAQVLNLLADLQSNLGLTYLFITHDLAVVRQIADHVCVMEKGKLVETGSTDDVFDSPQQDYTKALLNAIPGARLMLPPEVA from the coding sequence ATGACAACGTCTGACGTCAGTTTCAACGAGGCAGGAACACCTGCCGACCGGCCATTGCTTGAAATCAGGGACCTCGCCATCACCTTTGACACCAGCGGCGGTGAGGTCAAGGCGGTGCGCAACGCACACCTCACCATCATGCCGGGCGAAACGGTGGCAATTGTGGGTGAGTCCGGTTCGGGCAAATCCACAACAGCCCTGGCGGCCATCGGCCTCCTTCCCGGCAATGGCCGGGTATCCGGCGGGCAGATCCTGCTCGACGGCGAAGACATCTCCAATGCCTCCGAGAAGCGGATGATCGAGCTTCGCGGCAACACCATCGGCATGGTCCCGCAGGATCCGATGTCCAACCTGAACCCCGTGTGGAAAATCGGATATCAGGTCAAGGAAACGCTGAGGGCCAACGGCCAGCCCAGCGGTCCCGAGGACATTGCCAAGGTGCTGGCTCAGGCCGGCCTGCCGGATGCCCACCGTCGCGCCAAGCAGTATCCCCACGAGTTCTCCGGCGGCATGCGTCAGCGCGCCCTGATCGCCATCGGCCTGTCCTGCCAGCCGAGGCTGCTCATCGCCGACGAGCCCACATCCGCACTGGACGTGACGGTGCAGCGGCAGATCCTCGATCACCTGGAGAGCATGACCGCCGAACTGGGAACATCCGTTCTCCTGATCACGCACGATCTTGGCCTCGCGGCCGAACGTGCCGACAAGGTGGTGGTGATGTACCGCGGCCAGGTGGTTGAGGCGGGACCGTCACTCGAACTCCTGCGCAACCCGCGCCACCCGTACACCCAGCGGTTGGTGTCCTCGGCGCCGTCCCTGGCTTCCCGCCGCATCCAGGTGGCGAAGGACCTCGGCATCGAAACGGACGAGCTCCTTGCCCCCACTGAAGCCGTCGTGGAGAAAGACCTGCCGGACGAGGTCCTGCAGATCCAGGACCTGACCAAGGTCTTCAAACTCCGGTCCGGAGTGGGACGGGCAACGGATTTCACTGCCGTGGACAAGGTCTCCTTCAGCGTCAAGCGGGGAACCACCACGGCGATTGTGGGGGAGTCCGGTTCGGGCAAGTCCACGGTTGCCCAGATGGTGCTGAACCTTCTGCCTCCCACATCCGGCAAGATCATTTTCGACGGCGTGGACACGTCCACGCTGAACAGGAAAGAGATCTTCGCCTTCCGGCGCCGTGTACAGCCGATTTTCCAGGATCCGTACGGCTCGCTGGACCCGATGTACAACATCTTCCGGACCATCGAAGAGCCCCTGCGCACCCATAAGGTGGGAAACAAGGCGAGCCGGGAGAAGAAGGTCCGGGAACTGCTCGACCAGGTGGCGCTGCCGCAATCCACAATGCGGCGGTATCCCAATGAACTTTCCGGCGGCCAGCGCCAGCGCGTCGCCATTGCGCGGGCCCTGGCACTGGACCCGGAAGTGATCATCTGCGACGAAGCCGTTTCTGCCCTTGACGTGCTGGTCCAGGCCCAGGTGCTGAACCTGCTTGCGGACCTGCAGTCGAACCTTGGCCTTACCTATCTCTTTATTACCCATGACCTGGCGGTGGTCCGGCAGATCGCGGACCATGTCTGTGTCATGGAAAAGGGAAAGCTGGTTGAGACCGGTTCCACTGATGACGTCTTTGATTCCCCGCAGCAGGACTACACCAAAGCACTGCTCAACGCTATTCCCGGTGCCCGCCTGATGCTGCCGCCCGAGGTGGCCTGA
- a CDS encoding LLM class flavin-dependent oxidoreductase, with the protein MPHSSQPLRKLGFLTIGLFDPADPAAGHESTLQVIELGERLGFDSAWLRHRHLQFGISSPVAVMAAASQRTSRIELGTAVTPMGWENPLRLAEDLATVDLLAGGRLNPGLSVGEPMHYDTVKHELYPDSAELEDFSYARVDRLARLIAGEPVREFSGKQGVVEEFSNRIEPHSPGLRDRLWYGAASYKSAIWAGANGFNLLSSSVIFPEANQEPAFAAIQQSQIRAYRAAAAASAQGNGGARVSQGLVVIPTDSASATQREKYQRYVDERTPRTRAPQGPKRMLFAPDLIGTSEQIAEQLYAHAGFQEVDEVAFALPFSFDHDDYVQILTDIATTLGPALGWTPAG; encoded by the coding sequence ATGCCCCACTCTTCACAGCCGTTACGCAAGCTTGGATTTCTCACCATTGGGCTGTTTGATCCGGCGGATCCGGCCGCGGGGCACGAGTCGACGCTGCAGGTCATCGAACTGGGCGAGCGGCTCGGATTCGACAGCGCCTGGCTGCGCCACCGCCACCTGCAGTTCGGAATCTCCTCCCCCGTTGCGGTTATGGCCGCAGCCAGCCAGCGCACGTCCCGGATAGAGCTTGGAACAGCCGTGACCCCGATGGGCTGGGAAAACCCATTGCGGCTCGCGGAGGATCTGGCCACTGTGGATCTGCTTGCCGGCGGACGCCTCAATCCGGGGCTGAGCGTGGGCGAACCTATGCACTATGACACAGTCAAGCACGAGTTGTACCCGGACTCCGCAGAGCTGGAGGACTTCAGCTACGCACGGGTGGATCGGCTGGCCCGTTTAATTGCCGGGGAACCGGTCCGGGAGTTTTCCGGAAAGCAAGGTGTCGTCGAAGAATTCTCCAACCGCATCGAGCCGCATTCCCCCGGCCTGCGTGATCGGCTCTGGTACGGGGCAGCGAGCTATAAATCGGCCATTTGGGCAGGGGCGAACGGATTCAATCTGCTCTCCAGCAGTGTGATCTTTCCGGAAGCCAATCAGGAACCGGCGTTTGCCGCCATCCAGCAGTCCCAGATCCGCGCCTACCGTGCAGCTGCGGCCGCCTCAGCACAAGGGAACGGAGGAGCCCGGGTCTCTCAGGGCCTGGTGGTGATCCCCACTGATTCGGCGTCAGCGACACAGCGGGAAAAGTACCAGCGATACGTCGATGAGCGCACGCCCCGCACCCGCGCGCCGCAGGGGCCCAAAAGGATGCTCTTCGCCCCTGATCTCATCGGCACCAGCGAGCAGATCGCGGAACAGCTCTACGCACACGCAGGGTTCCAGGAGGTCGACGAAGTAGCGTTCGCGCTGCCCTTCAGCTTCGACCACGATGACTACGTCCAGATCCTCACCGACATCGCCACCACATTGGGCCCTGCCCTGGGGTGGACCCCGGCGGGTTGA
- a CDS encoding ABC transporter substrate-binding protein has translation MRFTRTSKALGMVAIAALALTGCGAGGGSNDGASESAGDPNKVITAYSNEPQHPLLPANTNEVYGGRVVELLFEGLTSYDPSGKSVNALAESIESPDGQNYTIKVKSGTKFTNGEEVTAKSFVDAWNFAALSTNAQGNSSFFDSVEGYADVSATTKSTGADGKEVETPAPTAQTLSGLVLKDDTTIEVKLSQPEADWPLRLGYSAFMPLPSAALADPKAYGENPVGNGPYKMAKEGAWQHDSQIELVKNADYKGTREAKNGGVTFKFYTDPAPAYTDIQANNLDVTDVLPTNALQTYTTDFPDNHLNKPYAGNSTLNIPSYLPEFTGEAGKLRRQAISMAINRDEITKVIFNGTRIPAKDFTSPAVDGYNDNVEGSEVLKFDAAKAKETWAKADAISPWPADKTLQLAYNTDGGNKEWIDAVANNLKNNLGIKAEGQAFAKFAEILNLRTAKTLPGFTRAGWQADYPSLYNFLGPLLKTGASANYEEYSNPEFDKLLNEGLAAKSTDDANAKFTEAQEILFQDLPNLPLWYSARQAVWSQNVTNVDSGWNGVLQYYNITAK, from the coding sequence ATGCGTTTCACGCGCACTTCCAAAGCACTCGGCATGGTGGCGATCGCTGCCCTTGCCCTGACCGGCTGCGGCGCTGGAGGCGGCAGCAATGACGGTGCCAGCGAATCAGCAGGTGACCCCAATAAGGTCATCACCGCGTACAGCAACGAACCGCAGCACCCGTTGCTGCCGGCCAACACCAATGAGGTGTACGGCGGCCGCGTGGTTGAACTCCTGTTCGAGGGCCTCACCAGCTACGACCCCAGCGGCAAGTCGGTCAACGCGCTGGCTGAGTCCATCGAATCCCCCGATGGCCAGAACTACACCATCAAGGTCAAGAGCGGGACCAAGTTCACCAACGGTGAGGAAGTCACCGCCAAGAGCTTCGTGGACGCCTGGAACTTTGCTGCACTCAGCACCAACGCACAGGGCAACAGCAGCTTCTTCGATTCGGTCGAAGGCTACGCCGATGTCAGCGCCACCACTAAGAGCACCGGTGCCGACGGCAAGGAAGTTGAGACCCCCGCGCCTACCGCCCAGACCCTGTCCGGCCTGGTGCTGAAGGACGACACCACCATTGAGGTCAAGCTGAGCCAGCCGGAGGCCGACTGGCCCCTGCGCCTGGGCTACTCCGCCTTTATGCCGCTGCCCTCCGCAGCACTGGCGGATCCCAAGGCTTACGGCGAAAACCCCGTGGGCAACGGCCCGTACAAGATGGCCAAAGAAGGCGCATGGCAGCATGACAGCCAGATCGAACTGGTCAAGAACGCTGATTACAAGGGCACCCGCGAGGCCAAGAACGGCGGCGTGACCTTCAAGTTCTACACCGATCCTGCCCCGGCTTACACGGACATCCAGGCCAACAACCTTGACGTCACGGATGTGCTGCCCACCAACGCGCTGCAGACCTACACCACGGACTTCCCGGATAACCACCTGAACAAGCCGTACGCAGGCAACTCCACGCTGAACATCCCGTCCTACCTGCCGGAGTTCACCGGTGAAGCCGGCAAGCTGCGCCGCCAGGCCATCTCCATGGCGATCAACCGCGACGAGATCACCAAGGTCATCTTCAACGGCACCCGCATCCCGGCCAAGGACTTCACCTCCCCGGCTGTGGATGGCTACAACGACAACGTTGAAGGCTCCGAGGTCCTGAAGTTCGATGCTGCCAAGGCCAAGGAAACATGGGCCAAGGCAGACGCCATCAGCCCGTGGCCGGCCGACAAGACCCTTCAGCTGGCGTACAACACCGATGGCGGCAACAAAGAATGGATCGACGCCGTTGCCAACAACCTGAAGAACAACCTGGGTATCAAGGCTGAGGGCCAGGCATTCGCCAAGTTCGCCGAAATCCTCAACCTGCGCACTGCCAAGACCCTCCCCGGCTTCACCCGTGCAGGCTGGCAGGCCGACTACCCCTCGCTGTACAACTTCCTGGGCCCGCTCCTGAAGACCGGCGCCAGCGCCAACTACGAGGAATACTCGAACCCCGAGTTCGACAAGCTCCTCAACGAAGGCCTGGCCGCCAAGTCCACGGACGACGCCAACGCCAAGTTCACCGAGGCACAGGAAATCCTGTTCCAGGATCTCCCCAACCTGCCGCTCTGGTACTCCGCACGTCAGGCGGTCTGGAGCCAGAACGTCACCAACGTGGACTCCGGCTGGAACGGTGTTCTGCAGTACTACAACATCACCGCCAAGTAG
- a CDS encoding ABC transporter permease: protein MKSNRAIEHFVAPVEETPLLATDAVKTDEAPLSLWADAWRKLRRRPLFIISSIMIVLLIIVAAFPGLFTQVEPNNGCQLANSNGAPSAGHPLGFTFQGCDIYSRMIHGTQASITVGVLSVLCVLIIGVTLGALAGFYGGWVDAVIARLGDIFFALPLILGALVITQLPIFRENRGVLTVVMVIVVLGWPQMARITRGAVIEVRNADFVMAARSLGVSSIGSLVRHVLPNALAPIIVLATMELGVFIVAEATLSFLGIGLPGSIMSWGNDIAAAQTSIRTNPTILLYPAAALSVTVLSFIMLGDALRDALDPKSRQR, encoded by the coding sequence ATGAAAAGTAACCGCGCAATCGAACATTTTGTCGCCCCGGTAGAGGAAACCCCGCTCCTGGCGACCGATGCTGTCAAGACGGACGAAGCACCGCTAAGCCTGTGGGCCGACGCGTGGCGGAAGCTCCGCCGTCGTCCGCTGTTTATCATTTCCTCCATCATGATCGTCCTGTTGATCATCGTGGCTGCATTCCCGGGCCTGTTCACGCAGGTGGAGCCCAACAACGGCTGCCAGCTGGCCAACTCCAACGGCGCACCGTCTGCGGGCCACCCGCTGGGATTCACCTTCCAGGGCTGTGACATCTACTCCCGCATGATCCACGGAACCCAGGCGTCCATCACGGTTGGCGTCCTGTCCGTCCTGTGTGTGCTGATCATTGGTGTGACCCTTGGTGCACTGGCCGGATTCTACGGCGGCTGGGTTGACGCCGTGATTGCCCGCCTTGGTGATATCTTCTTCGCCCTCCCGCTCATTCTTGGTGCGCTGGTCATCACGCAGCTCCCGATCTTCCGGGAAAACCGTGGCGTCCTGACGGTTGTGATGGTGATCGTTGTGCTCGGCTGGCCGCAAATGGCCCGCATCACCCGCGGCGCAGTGATCGAAGTACGGAACGCGGATTTCGTGATGGCAGCCCGTTCGCTGGGTGTCTCATCGATCGGATCCCTGGTCCGGCACGTCCTGCCCAACGCACTGGCACCCATCATCGTCCTGGCCACCATGGAGCTCGGTGTGTTCATCGTGGCCGAAGCCACCCTGTCCTTCCTAGGGATCGGGCTGCCCGGCAGCATCATGTCCTGGGGAAATGACATCGCCGCGGCCCAGACCTCGATCCGCACCAACCCGACGATCCTGCTCTACCCTGCTGCCGCCCTGTCCGTTACAGTCTTGAGCTTCATCATGCTGGGGGATGCCCTGCGCGATGCTCTTGACCCGAAGAGCCGCCAGCGATGA
- a CDS encoding ABC transporter family substrate-binding protein — translation MPLRRLIQLITGAAAAALVISGCSGGGGAAPVAVGETKRGGSATVAEVNAFTSFNPFSAAGNTDINTKIGHITHSGFYYVDNTEQVIRNEKFGRIEKVSDRPLKVKYTVNEGVKWSDGEAIDTGDLLLAWAAGSGYFDDADARAGTGTKYFSAASDTSGLAATGLPETGSDGRSITLEYAAPYADWEVAFDVGLPAHVVATKSGLNDEDDLIELIQDSPRGDADEPAVNAPLKRVSDFWNSGFDTKTLPQDPAMYLSSGPYIVRDIVPDTSIRLVRNRDYVWGAEPYLDEVTVQFTGDVPAAAAALSAGRADIIAPQPSAAAEGLFEQLATQGNTVEQYSQSGYDHLDLKFSGPFADKAVREAFLKTVPRQEIAEDAVGEPATDVKPLDSHVFLPSHPKYAETVKDNGSAKYAEVDIQGARSQLRGAAPTIRVLYNRDNPNRARAFSLIRDSARLAGFTVEDAGLGNADWAAALSAGSYDAAILGWVGPSVGVSRVPQIFKTGGGSNFNAFSDAEADNAMEQLAGTPDLAKQDELMADIDKRVWESAYGLPLYQTTGAVAFSPRVAGIKPSSGPLGVWWNVWEWRLK, via the coding sequence ATGCCGCTGAGGCGACTGATTCAGCTCATCACCGGGGCGGCTGCGGCGGCCCTGGTCATCTCAGGATGCTCCGGCGGCGGCGGAGCGGCGCCGGTTGCAGTCGGGGAAACCAAGCGCGGTGGGAGCGCAACGGTGGCCGAGGTGAACGCCTTCACCTCCTTCAACCCGTTCAGTGCCGCCGGCAACACGGACATCAACACAAAGATCGGCCACATCACCCATTCGGGGTTCTACTACGTGGACAACACCGAACAGGTGATCCGCAATGAGAAGTTCGGCCGTATCGAAAAGGTTTCCGACAGGCCGCTGAAGGTTAAATACACCGTTAACGAGGGTGTGAAATGGTCTGACGGCGAAGCAATCGACACAGGGGACCTCCTCCTCGCCTGGGCTGCCGGTTCAGGCTACTTCGACGACGCCGACGCCCGGGCGGGCACCGGCACAAAGTATTTTTCCGCCGCTTCTGACACGTCCGGCCTCGCCGCGACCGGCCTCCCGGAGACCGGAAGTGACGGCCGTTCCATCACCCTCGAGTACGCCGCCCCGTACGCGGACTGGGAAGTGGCGTTCGACGTCGGACTCCCGGCCCACGTGGTGGCCACCAAAAGCGGCCTCAACGACGAAGATGACCTCATTGAGCTGATTCAGGATTCGCCGCGCGGCGACGCCGACGAACCTGCAGTCAACGCCCCGCTGAAGCGCGTCAGCGATTTCTGGAACTCCGGCTTCGACACGAAGACCCTGCCTCAGGACCCGGCAATGTATCTCTCCAGCGGCCCGTACATTGTCAGGGACATCGTGCCGGACACCTCGATCAGGCTGGTCCGGAACAGGGACTACGTATGGGGAGCCGAGCCATACCTTGACGAGGTCACTGTCCAGTTCACCGGGGACGTCCCGGCAGCAGCCGCAGCGCTAAGCGCAGGCCGGGCGGACATCATTGCCCCGCAGCCGTCCGCCGCTGCCGAGGGCCTCTTCGAGCAACTGGCCACCCAGGGCAATACTGTGGAGCAGTACAGCCAGTCAGGATACGACCATCTCGATCTGAAGTTCTCCGGCCCGTTCGCTGACAAGGCCGTTCGCGAAGCCTTCCTTAAGACAGTTCCAAGGCAGGAGATCGCAGAAGACGCGGTGGGGGAACCGGCAACGGACGTGAAGCCGTTGGACTCGCACGTCTTCCTGCCGTCGCATCCCAAGTACGCGGAGACGGTGAAAGACAACGGTTCCGCGAAATATGCAGAAGTGGATATCCAGGGGGCCCGGTCTCAGCTGCGCGGTGCTGCCCCTACCATCCGGGTCCTGTACAACAGGGACAATCCGAACCGTGCGCGGGCCTTTTCGCTGATCCGGGACTCGGCGCGCCTTGCGGGCTTCACCGTAGAAGACGCGGGTCTTGGCAATGCGGACTGGGCGGCGGCGCTCAGCGCCGGGTCCTACGATGCTGCCATCCTCGGCTGGGTCGGCCCCAGCGTCGGCGTCAGCCGCGTCCCGCAGATCTTCAAGACCGGCGGCGGCAGCAACTTCAACGCGTTTTCCGACGCCGAGGCTGACAATGCCATGGAGCAGCTGGCCGGCACGCCGGACCTGGCAAAACAGGACGAACTGATGGCTGACATCGACAAACGGGTGTGGGAGAGCGCCTACGGCCTGCCGCTTTACCAGACCACAGGAGCGGTCGCGTTCAGCCCCCGCGTCGCCGGAATCAAGCCCAGTTCAGGTCCCCTCGGTGTGTGGTGGAATGTGTGGGAGTGGCGCCTTAAATAG
- a CDS encoding SGNH/GDSL hydrolase family protein translates to MRKASALSCLVASGIAAGVLLTGCGQPPAPPASSTIQAAAPGAGAPAVVAGPGAAGGAPGRSISPGTDPELLAAGSVFRNPASGRDEVIVPDMRHTALLIGDSQSEPADGWPRLGLASVGYKVHFCGLGGTGYVADNGKTGNYLDALLRGDWKLPYGTPALIVIQGGGNDAARGATDAQIVANAERLIGVLKERYPGARFAMIGTLARGASHGGGRRTQVDALLGTVAARQGIPFVGVGDWLTTYNLAGNLADSVHMDSAGRKTLGGLLGSRLRQLQLVPVP, encoded by the coding sequence ATGCGAAAAGCCTCGGCTCTGTCCTGCTTAGTCGCATCGGGAATCGCCGCAGGCGTCCTCCTCACCGGCTGCGGGCAGCCACCTGCGCCACCAGCGTCGTCCACCATCCAGGCTGCCGCGCCCGGGGCCGGGGCGCCGGCTGTCGTGGCCGGGCCCGGGGCGGCCGGTGGCGCGCCAGGGCGGTCCATATCTCCGGGGACGGATCCGGAGCTCCTGGCGGCAGGTTCTGTTTTTCGGAACCCGGCCAGCGGCCGGGACGAAGTGATCGTGCCGGACATGCGCCATACCGCCCTCCTGATCGGTGATTCCCAATCCGAACCCGCTGACGGGTGGCCCCGGCTCGGCCTTGCCTCCGTGGGCTACAAAGTCCACTTCTGCGGGCTCGGCGGAACCGGGTATGTGGCCGACAACGGCAAGACCGGGAATTATCTTGATGCGCTCCTCCGGGGTGACTGGAAGCTGCCCTACGGGACACCTGCGCTGATTGTCATCCAGGGCGGCGGCAACGATGCCGCCCGCGGGGCGACGGACGCACAGATCGTGGCCAACGCCGAGCGCCTGATCGGCGTGCTGAAGGAGCGGTATCCGGGCGCGAGGTTCGCCATGATCGGAACACTGGCGCGGGGAGCCAGCCATGGCGGCGGGCGCAGGACCCAGGTGGATGCACTGCTTGGTACCGTCGCCGCCAGGCAAGGCATCCCGTTCGTCGGCGTCGGCGACTGGCTGACTACATACAATCTCGCCGGGAACCTGGCAGACTCCGTCCACATGGACTCCGCCGGCCGCAAAACCCTGGGCGGACTGCTCGGGTCCCGGCTTCGGCAATTGCAGCTCGTGCCGGTTCCTTAA
- a CDS encoding ABC transporter permease: MIQYILRRLLQVIPVFLGTTLLVYFMVFALPGDPVRALFGDRPPSEAVIAAIRQQYNLDQPFYIQYALFLKNLFTFNLGVDFTGQPIAATLGRIFPVTAMLAVEALIIQAVFGIAFGLVAGLRKGKIFDATVLVASLVVIAIPTFVLGFVLQLLVGVQLGWAKPTVGANADWGNLILPATVLGLVSFAYVLRLTRASVIENMNADYVRTATAKGLSRPRVVITHILRNSMIPVVTYLGANLGGLMGGAIVTEFIFNVPGVGQKLYQAIIRSEGPTIVAIVSVLVLVFVIANLLVDLLYAWLDPRIRYEK, encoded by the coding sequence GTGATCCAGTACATCCTCCGCCGCCTGTTGCAGGTCATCCCCGTGTTCCTGGGGACCACGCTGCTCGTCTACTTCATGGTCTTTGCCCTTCCCGGCGACCCCGTCCGCGCGCTCTTCGGCGACCGGCCTCCCAGCGAAGCCGTTATTGCGGCGATACGCCAGCAATACAACCTCGACCAGCCTTTCTACATCCAGTACGCGCTGTTCCTGAAGAACCTCTTCACTTTCAATCTGGGCGTCGACTTCACCGGCCAGCCCATCGCTGCGACCCTTGGCCGGATCTTTCCCGTGACAGCCATGCTGGCGGTGGAAGCCCTCATCATCCAGGCCGTCTTCGGAATCGCCTTCGGCCTGGTTGCCGGCCTCCGTAAAGGCAAGATCTTCGATGCCACTGTGCTGGTGGCCTCGCTCGTGGTTATCGCCATCCCCACATTCGTCCTTGGTTTTGTCCTGCAGCTGTTGGTGGGCGTCCAGCTGGGCTGGGCCAAGCCGACCGTCGGGGCGAACGCAGACTGGGGAAACCTGATCCTCCCGGCCACGGTGCTGGGCCTGGTTTCCTTCGCCTACGTCCTCCGCCTGACCCGCGCTTCCGTCATCGAAAACATGAATGCCGACTACGTCCGGACAGCCACAGCCAAAGGCCTGTCCCGTCCGCGTGTGGTGATCACCCACATTCTGCGCAACTCGATGATTCCGGTTGTCACGTACCTGGGAGCCAACCTCGGCGGACTGATGGGCGGCGCGATCGTCACGGAGTTCATCTTCAATGTGCCCGGTGTTGGCCAGAAGCTCTACCAGGCCATCATCCGCAGCGAAGGCCCCACCATCGTGGCAATTGTGAGTGTCCTGGTACTCGTTTTTGTGATCGCCAACCTGTTGGTCGATCTGCTCTATGCCTGGCTTGACCCGAGGATCCGCTATGAAAAGTAA
- the typA gene encoding translational GTPase TypA encodes MSETTTNTAVATASRSDLRNVAIVAHVDHGKTTLVDAMLKQTNSFAEHNHLEDRVMDSGDLEREKGITILAKNTTVAYNGPSSNGETITINVIDTPGHADFGGEVERGLSMVDGVVLLVDASEGPLPQTRFVLRKALAAHLPVILLVNKTDRPDARIEEVVHESMDLLLGLASDLADEVPDLDLDKILEVPVVYAAAKVGRASLDQPADGSAPENEDLEPLFKTIIEHIPAPTYNPNGVLQAHVTNLDASPFLGRLALLRIYNGTLRKGQTVAWARANGELKNVKITELLATKALDRVPAESAGPGEIVAVAGIEEITIGETLTDVDNPQPLPLITVDDPAISMTIGINTSPLAGKVKGAKVTARQVKDRLDKELIGNVSLKVLPTERPDAWEVQGRGELALAILVEQMRREGFELTVGKPQVVTKTIDGKIHEPMEHMTIDVPEEYLGAVTQLMAARKGRMTNMANHGTGWCRMEFIVPARGLIGFRTKFLTDTRGAGIAASIAEGYEPWAGPIEYRTNGSMIADRAGVVTPFAMINLQERGSFFVKPTSEVYEGMIVGENSRADDMDVNITKEKKLTNMRAASSDTFENLTPPRDLTLEESLEFAREDECVEVTPESIRIRKLILDTNERAKANRARAKV; translated from the coding sequence ATGTCTGAAACCACCACCAACACTGCGGTAGCCACTGCATCGCGCAGTGACCTGCGCAACGTCGCGATCGTGGCCCACGTTGACCACGGCAAGACCACCCTGGTCGACGCCATGCTCAAGCAGACCAACTCCTTTGCCGAACACAACCACCTCGAAGACCGTGTGATGGACTCCGGTGACCTGGAGCGCGAAAAGGGCATCACCATCCTGGCCAAGAACACCACGGTGGCCTACAACGGACCGTCCTCCAACGGCGAGACCATCACCATCAACGTCATCGACACCCCCGGCCACGCCGACTTCGGTGGCGAGGTGGAGCGCGGCCTGTCCATGGTTGACGGCGTTGTGCTGCTCGTTGATGCTTCCGAGGGCCCGCTGCCCCAGACCCGCTTCGTGCTGCGCAAGGCCCTGGCCGCGCACCTGCCGGTCATCCTCCTGGTGAACAAGACGGACCGTCCCGATGCGCGCATCGAGGAAGTTGTCCACGAGTCCATGGACCTGCTCCTGGGCCTCGCCTCGGACCTTGCCGACGAAGTTCCGGACCTTGACCTGGACAAGATCCTCGAAGTTCCCGTCGTTTACGCCGCCGCCAAGGTGGGCCGCGCGTCCCTGGACCAGCCCGCCGACGGCTCCGCTCCGGAAAACGAGGACCTTGAGCCGCTGTTCAAGACCATCATCGAGCACATCCCGGCCCCGACGTACAACCCGAACGGCGTGCTGCAGGCACACGTGACGAACCTTGACGCCTCGCCGTTCCTGGGCCGTCTCGCCCTGCTGCGCATCTACAACGGCACCCTGCGCAAGGGCCAGACCGTTGCCTGGGCACGCGCCAATGGCGAGCTCAAGAACGTCAAGATCACCGAACTGCTGGCCACCAAGGCCCTGGACCGCGTTCCGGCCGAGTCCGCCGGTCCCGGCGAGATCGTCGCCGTCGCCGGCATCGAGGAAATCACCATCGGTGAGACCCTCACCGACGTCGACAACCCGCAGCCGCTGCCGCTGATCACCGTGGACGATCCCGCGATCTCCATGACCATCGGTATCAACACCTCGCCGCTGGCCGGCAAGGTCAAGGGCGCCAAGGTCACGGCCCGCCAGGTGAAGGACCGCCTGGACAAGGAACTGATCGGTAACGTCTCCCTCAAAGTCCTGCCCACCGAGCGTCCTGACGCCTGGGAGGTCCAGGGCCGCGGTGAGCTCGCGCTGGCCATCCTCGTGGAGCAGATGCGCCGCGAAGGCTTCGAACTGACCGTCGGCAAGCCCCAGGTGGTCACCAAGACCATCGACGGCAAGATCCACGAGCCGATGGAGCACATGACCATCGACGTGCCCGAAGAGTACCTCGGCGCCGTGACCCAGCTGATGGCAGCCCGCAAGGGCCGCATGACCAACATGGCTAACCACGGTACCGGCTGGTGCCGGATGGAATTCATCGTCCCGGCCCGTGGCCTGATCGGTTTCCGCACCAAGTTCCTCACGGACACCCGTGGCGCCGGTATCGCGGCATCCATCGCCGAGGGCTACGAGCCCTGGGCCGGCCCGATCGAATACCGTACCAACGGTTCGATGATCGCGGACCGTGCCGGTGTGGTGACGCCGTTCGCCATGATCAACCTGCAGGAACGTGGCTCGTTCTTCGTCAAGCCCACCTCCGAGGTCTACGAGGGCATGATCGTCGGCGAGAACTCCCGTGCTGACGACATGGACGTGAACATCACCAAGGAAAAGAAGCTCACCAACATGCGTGCCGCTTCCTCGGACACCTTCGAGAACCTCACGCCGCCGCGCGACCTGACCCTCGAAGAATCCCTCGAATTCGCCCGCGAAGACGAGTGCGTCGAGGTGACCCCGGAGTCCATCCGTATCCGCAAGCTCATCCTGGACACCAACGAGCGTGCAAAGGCCAACCGCGCCCGCGCCAAGGTCTAA